One Ignavibacterium album JCM 16511 genomic region harbors:
- the flgN gene encoding flagellar export chaperone FlgN: MKIFKLLEIMHNLLNKLQEMYEVLQRMQNAMVESDYENFEKSVDQQEKILAEIRNYEKSRIDILKELLQSDILPEKNVLVQKLFEAEPEADFSLQEEYLNIKNSLVEVVGEIENLNFQNKYLIDHSRKFIKELVTNLYGVKNQKLLDRKV, encoded by the coding sequence ATGAAAATTTTCAAGCTGCTCGAAATAATGCATAACCTGTTAAACAAACTACAGGAAATGTACGAAGTTCTTCAAAGAATGCAGAATGCTATGGTTGAATCTGATTATGAAAATTTTGAAAAGTCAGTAGATCAGCAGGAAAAAATTCTGGCAGAGATTCGTAATTATGAGAAGAGCAGAATTGATATCTTAAAAGAATTACTCCAAAGTGATATTCTTCCGGAAAAGAATGTTCTTGTACAAAAATTATTTGAAGCTGAACCAGAAGCTGATTTTAGTCTACAGGAAGAATATCTTAACATAAAAAATTCATTGGTTGAAGTTGTTGGTGAAATTGAAAATCTGAACTTTCAGAATAAATATCTGATTGATCATTCAAGAAAATTTATTAAAGAGCTTGTTACTAATCTTTATGGAGTTAAGAATCAGAAATTACTTGACAGGAAGGTATAG
- a CDS encoding transglycosylase SLT domain-containing protein, with protein sequence MSDISLKITNPNKHISQVQQPTYQKNIDKKKLADASKQFESLLTSMMLKSMSQTTGGLFGEDSFGGDFYESIFQYEIANHIAKGKGLGVADMIYKKITGESISKLNSEKQTNSLPDSNTPKIEYKKPEVPAVKPTEQALDRVSKYDPIIEEAAQTHGVDKNLIKAVILAESAGKENAVSSANAKGLMQLIDATADYLGVKNVWNPKENIFGGTKYLAELLRKYDGDLKLALAGYNAGPGNVDKYNDVPPFTETQTYVKRVMGYLNHLEAMQ encoded by the coding sequence ATGAGCGATATCAGCTTAAAAATAACCAATCCGAATAAGCACATTTCACAGGTGCAGCAGCCGACTTATCAGAAAAACATTGATAAGAAGAAATTGGCTGATGCATCAAAGCAATTCGAAAGTTTGCTTACTTCGATGATGTTAAAAAGCATGTCGCAAACTACAGGTGGATTATTTGGGGAAGATAGTTTCGGCGGAGATTTTTACGAATCAATATTTCAATATGAAATTGCAAATCATATTGCAAAAGGAAAAGGACTTGGCGTTGCTGATATGATTTACAAAAAAATTACTGGCGAAAGTATTTCCAAACTTAATTCTGAAAAGCAAACAAATTCATTACCTGACAGTAATACTCCGAAGATAGAATATAAAAAGCCCGAAGTACCAGCTGTTAAACCAACAGAACAAGCTTTGGACAGAGTTTCAAAATATGATCCGATTATAGAAGAAGCTGCACAAACACACGGAGTTGATAAAAATCTTATTAAAGCAGTGATACTTGCAGAATCCGCCGGAAAAGAAAATGCGGTTTCATCAGCGAATGCAAAAGGTCTAATGCAGTTGATTGATGCAACTGCCGATTATTTGGGTGTTAAGAATGTTTGGAATCCGAAAGAAAATATCTTTGGCGGCACTAAATATTTGGCTGAACTTCTTCGAAAATATGATGGGGATCTGAAGCTTGCTCTGGCAGGGTATAATGCAGGTCCGGGCAATGTGGATAAATATAACGACGTTCCGCCTTTTACAGAGACCCAAACTTATGTAAAACGCGTGATGGGTTATTTAAATCATCTTGAGGCAATGCAATGA